The following are from one region of the Oryzias latipes chromosome 12, ASM223467v1 genome:
- the LOC101173157 gene encoding uncharacterized protein LOC101173157 isoform X5, with amino-acid sequence MRFLGVFLAAAAFQSALSASIQSASNEEKTTPSDGLTELQKIDQMEFEAAQKAEEAQMNVTEGRDEDVEKASAGQEDSVEKHVEAENDSTAEGAGNNADSSTEESNSCEDAVERPEVVTETTKLEETSQTVPAEEDVLE; translated from the exons ATGAGATTTCTTGGTGTTTTCCTTGCTGCAGCAGCATTTCAAAGCg cgcTCTCAGCATCTATTCAGTCCGCATCAAATGAGGAGAAAACAACTCCATCTG ATGGGCTCACAGAGCTACAAAAAATAG ACCAGATGGAATTTGAGGCTGCTCAAAAGGCAGAAGAAGCACAGATGAATG TTACAGAGGGACGGGATGAAGATGTCGAAAAAGCCA GTGCTGGTCAAGAAGATTCTG TGGAGAAGCATGTTGAAGCTGAGAATGACAGCACAG CAGAGGGCGCAGGGAACAATGCCGACTCTTCAACAGAGG AGTCAAATTCTTGTGAAGACGCTGTGG AGCGTCCTGAGGTTGTGACAGAGACGACCAAGTTAG AGGAAACCAGCCAGACTGTACCAGCAGAAGAAG
- the LOC101173157 gene encoding uncharacterized protein LOC101173157 isoform X3, producing the protein MRFLGVFLAAAAFQSALSASIQSASNEEKTTPSDGLTELQKIDQMEFEAAQKAEEAQMNVTEGRDEDVEKASAGQEDSVEKHVEAENDSTAEGAGNNADSSTEESNSCEDAVERPEVVTETTKLEETSQTVPAEEGFFYDLAGCWRWC; encoded by the exons ATGAGATTTCTTGGTGTTTTCCTTGCTGCAGCAGCATTTCAAAGCg cgcTCTCAGCATCTATTCAGTCCGCATCAAATGAGGAGAAAACAACTCCATCTG ATGGGCTCACAGAGCTACAAAAAATAG ACCAGATGGAATTTGAGGCTGCTCAAAAGGCAGAAGAAGCACAGATGAATG TTACAGAGGGACGGGATGAAGATGTCGAAAAAGCCA GTGCTGGTCAAGAAGATTCTG TGGAGAAGCATGTTGAAGCTGAGAATGACAGCACAG CAGAGGGCGCAGGGAACAATGCCGACTCTTCAACAGAGG AGTCAAATTCTTGTGAAGACGCTGTGG AGCGTCCTGAGGTTGTGACAGAGACGACCAAGTTAG AGGAAACCAGCCAGACTGTACCAGCAGAAGAAG
- the LOC101173157 gene encoding uncharacterized protein LOC101173157 isoform X2, which produces MRFLGVFLAAAAFQSALSASIQSASNEEKTTPSDGLTELQKIDQMEFEAAQKAEEAQMNVTEGRDEDVEKASAGQEDSVEKHVEAENDSTGHPNCDAVSPAEGAGNNADSSTEESNSCEDAVERPEVVTETTKLEETSQTVPAEEDVLE; this is translated from the exons ATGAGATTTCTTGGTGTTTTCCTTGCTGCAGCAGCATTTCAAAGCg cgcTCTCAGCATCTATTCAGTCCGCATCAAATGAGGAGAAAACAACTCCATCTG ATGGGCTCACAGAGCTACAAAAAATAG ACCAGATGGAATTTGAGGCTGCTCAAAAGGCAGAAGAAGCACAGATGAATG TTACAGAGGGACGGGATGAAGATGTCGAAAAAGCCA GTGCTGGTCAAGAAGATTCTG TGGAGAAGCATGTTGAAGCTGAGAATGACAGCACAG GGCATCCTAACTGTGACGCTGTTTCTCCAGCAGAGGGCGCAGGGAACAATGCCGACTCTTCAACAGAGG AGTCAAATTCTTGTGAAGACGCTGTGG AGCGTCCTGAGGTTGTGACAGAGACGACCAAGTTAG AGGAAACCAGCCAGACTGTACCAGCAGAAGAAG
- the LOC101173157 gene encoding uncharacterized protein LOC101173157 isoform X4 — MRFLGVFLAAAAFQSALSASIQSASNEEKTTPSDGLTELQKIDQMEFEAAQKAEEAQMNVTEGRDEDVEKASAGQEDSVEKHVEAENDSTEGAGNNADSSTEESNSCEDAVERPEVVTETTKLEETSQTVPAEEGFFYDLAGCWRWC, encoded by the exons ATGAGATTTCTTGGTGTTTTCCTTGCTGCAGCAGCATTTCAAAGCg cgcTCTCAGCATCTATTCAGTCCGCATCAAATGAGGAGAAAACAACTCCATCTG ATGGGCTCACAGAGCTACAAAAAATAG ACCAGATGGAATTTGAGGCTGCTCAAAAGGCAGAAGAAGCACAGATGAATG TTACAGAGGGACGGGATGAAGATGTCGAAAAAGCCA GTGCTGGTCAAGAAGATTCTG TGGAGAAGCATGTTGAAGCTGAGAATGACAGCACAG AGGGCGCAGGGAACAATGCCGACTCTTCAACAGAGG AGTCAAATTCTTGTGAAGACGCTGTGG AGCGTCCTGAGGTTGTGACAGAGACGACCAAGTTAG AGGAAACCAGCCAGACTGTACCAGCAGAAGAAG
- the LOC101173157 gene encoding uncharacterized protein LOC101173157 isoform X1 codes for MRFLGVFLAAAAFQSALSASIQSASNEEKTTPSDGLTELQKIDQMEFEAAQKAEEAQMNVTEGRDEDVEKASAGQEDSVEKHVEAENDSTGHPNCDAVSPAEGAGNNADSSTEESNSCEDAVERPEVVTETTKLEETSQTVPAEEGFFYDLAGCWRWC; via the exons ATGAGATTTCTTGGTGTTTTCCTTGCTGCAGCAGCATTTCAAAGCg cgcTCTCAGCATCTATTCAGTCCGCATCAAATGAGGAGAAAACAACTCCATCTG ATGGGCTCACAGAGCTACAAAAAATAG ACCAGATGGAATTTGAGGCTGCTCAAAAGGCAGAAGAAGCACAGATGAATG TTACAGAGGGACGGGATGAAGATGTCGAAAAAGCCA GTGCTGGTCAAGAAGATTCTG TGGAGAAGCATGTTGAAGCTGAGAATGACAGCACAG GGCATCCTAACTGTGACGCTGTTTCTCCAGCAGAGGGCGCAGGGAACAATGCCGACTCTTCAACAGAGG AGTCAAATTCTTGTGAAGACGCTGTGG AGCGTCCTGAGGTTGTGACAGAGACGACCAAGTTAG AGGAAACCAGCCAGACTGTACCAGCAGAAGAAG
- the LOC101173157 gene encoding uncharacterized protein LOC101173157 isoform X6 gives MRFLGVFLAAAAFQSALSASIQSASNEEKTTPSDGLTELQKIDQMEFEAAQKAEEAQMNVTEGRDEDVEKASAGQEDSVEKHVEAENDSTEGAGNNADSSTEESNSCEDAVERPEVVTETTKLEETSQTVPAEEDVLE, from the exons ATGAGATTTCTTGGTGTTTTCCTTGCTGCAGCAGCATTTCAAAGCg cgcTCTCAGCATCTATTCAGTCCGCATCAAATGAGGAGAAAACAACTCCATCTG ATGGGCTCACAGAGCTACAAAAAATAG ACCAGATGGAATTTGAGGCTGCTCAAAAGGCAGAAGAAGCACAGATGAATG TTACAGAGGGACGGGATGAAGATGTCGAAAAAGCCA GTGCTGGTCAAGAAGATTCTG TGGAGAAGCATGTTGAAGCTGAGAATGACAGCACAG AGGGCGCAGGGAACAATGCCGACTCTTCAACAGAGG AGTCAAATTCTTGTGAAGACGCTGTGG AGCGTCCTGAGGTTGTGACAGAGACGACCAAGTTAG AGGAAACCAGCCAGACTGTACCAGCAGAAGAAG